The Nitrobacter hamburgensis X14 genome contains the following window.
GCGGCCGTCAGGATCGCGAATTTGGCGACGAATCCGGAGAGAGGCGGCAGGCCCGAAATGACAAGGGCGCAGCCGATGAAGGCCAAACCAAGGATGCCGATCGTCGCCGGGATCGCGATGCCGGTTTCCTGAAAAATTTCCGGATCATCCTCGTCGCCATAGAGCTCCCGTGTCACCGCAAGCACGTCAGCACCGGGCTCGCGGCCGCGCTCGACGAGTTCGATGAGGAGAAAGAATGCACCCAGGCCGAGCGTCGAACTGATGAGGTAGAACAGGGCAGCCCCGGTCACGCCGACCTGCTCCAGACCGATGGCGGCGAGTATCGTGCCGGAGGATACAAGCACCGAAAAGGCGGCGAGCCGCGGCATATCCTGCGAAGCGAGGCTTCCGATGGTGCCGAATGCCACGGTCGCCATGCCGCCCAGCAGCAGCCACTGGCTGCCGAATTGAGTCGACGCTCCCGCCTCGTCACCGAACAAAAGCAGCGATAGCCGCAGGATGATGTAGGCGCCTACCTTCGTCAGCACGGCGAAAATCGCGGCCACGGGAGGCGGCGCGGCGGCATAGGTACTGGGGAGCCAGAAGCACAGCGGCCACATTCCGGCCTTGACGAGGAACGCAACGCCCAGGATGCCGGCTCCCGCCTCCAGCAGTCCCCGATCCTCCGCGCGGATCGCCGGAATGCGTACGGCCAGATCCGCCATGTTGAGCGTGCCGGCCACACCGTAGATCAGACTGACTCCGATCAGAAACAACAGCGACGCCGCGAGGTTGACGACGATGTAATGCAATCCGGCCATAACCCTGGCAGATCCCGAGCCGTGCAGCGCCAGACCGTAGGACGCCGCGAGCAGGACCTCGACGAAAACGAACAGGTTGAACAGATCGCCGGTGAGAAACGCGCCGTTGATGCCCATCAGCAGGAACTGAAACAGGGGATGGAAAAGCACCCCCGCGCGGTGCCAGCGCGCCAGCGAGAATACCGCCGCCGCCGCCGCGAGGAGACTGGTCAGCAGCAGCATGAGCGTGGCCAGCCGGTCCACGACGAGCACGATTGCGAACGGGGCGGGCCAGTCGCCCAGACGATAGACCCCGGCCAAGCCGGTCGGCGCGGCGTCGGCGGATCGCAGCAGCACAATGGAAATCACCACCAGTGCGAACGTGGTCGCAAGACTCAGCGCGGCGTTGAGGTCGCGGCGCTGCTCTCCTCCAAGCGCCAACATGATCGCGCCGGCGAGCAGCGGCAGCACGACCGGCGCGATCATCAGATGATTCACGATCCCGGCTCCCGTCCGTCGACATGGTCGGTCCCCGTCAGACCACGTGATGCGAGCAGCACGACCAGAAATAGCGCAGTAGTCGCAAAGCTGATGACGATTGCAGTCAGGACGAGTGCTTGCGGCAGCGGATCCGGCAGGCTGGCCGGATCACCGGCCGCATGTGAGTCCAGGATCGGAGCGGCATCGGTCCTCACTCGCCCCATCGCGATGATGAAAAGATTGACCGCATAAGAGAGCAGCGACAGGCCGATGATCACCTGGAACGTGCGCGATCGAAGCAGCAACCACACGCCCGAACCCGCAAGCACGCTGATGCCGAGAGCAAGTACGATCTCCACTACTGCACCTCGGCCGTTGGAGACGCCGCGGGCGCTGCACGGCTGGCCGGGGCCCGGTGACTACGCACGGTCTGATGCGCGATCGCAATCAACATCAGGACCGTTGCGCCGACGACCAGCGCAAACAC
Protein-coding sequences here:
- a CDS encoding monovalent cation/H+ antiporter subunit D; this translates as MIAPVVLPLLAGAIMLALGGEQRRDLNAALSLATTFALVVISIVLLRSADAAPTGLAGVYRLGDWPAPFAIVLVVDRLATLMLLLTSLLAAAAAVFSLARWHRAGVLFHPLFQFLLMGINGAFLTGDLFNLFVFVEVLLAASYGLALHGSGSARVMAGLHYIVVNLAASLLFLIGVSLIYGVAGTLNMADLAVRIPAIRAEDRGLLEAGAGILGVAFLVKAGMWPLCFWLPSTYAAAPPPVAAIFAVLTKVGAYIILRLSLLLFGDEAGASTQFGSQWLLLGGMATVAFGTIGSLASQDMPRLAAFSVLVSSGTILAAIGLEQVGVTGAALFYLISSTLGLGAFFLLIELVERGREPGADVLAVTRELYGDEDDPEIFQETGIAIPATIGILGLAFIGCALVISGLPPLSGFVAKFAILTAALNSPISTIPISSWIFLLLLIVSGLAALIAMTRAGIRAFWASPDRTVPRVRLIEMAPVAALLLLCAIQTVEAGPIMRFMQATAQSLHAPHNYIRGVLGSPIEPGNSRGPT
- a CDS encoding Na+/H+ antiporter subunit C, which encodes MEIVLALGISVLAGSGVWLLLRSRTFQVIIGLSLLSYAVNLFIIAMGRVRTDAAPILDSHAAGDPASLPDPLPQALVLTAIVISFATTALFLVVLLASRGLTGTDHVDGREPGS